The genomic window CCAGTATGATTTTCTTGGATGATTTGTTAATGTGGTTCGGAGGAAGTGAGCAGACGATACCTTATGCGAAAGACTATTTATATATCGCTGTCCCGGGTAATTTGCTGGCTACATTAAGCTTTAGCTTTAATGCCGTGATGCGTGCTTCCGGATATCCGAAAAAGGCGATGTTCACGATGATGATCGGTGCCGTCTTGAACGTGATCCTAGATCCGATCTTTATCTTTTGGCTGGATATGGGGATACAGGGTGCCGCTATCGCTACGGTGATCTCCATGGCTGCCGGTGCCGCTTTCGTGATGAGTCATTTTATCAGCAAGGATAGTATCGTACGTTTCCATACGAAATATTTCCGGTTGAAAGGTCCCATTATTTGGAATATATTTACGATCGGCATGTCTCCATTTTCCATGCAGCTGGCGGGCAGTGTGGTTGTGGTGATCATGAACCATGCGTTGAAAGAGAATGGAGGCGATTTGGCGATTGGTGCCAGCGGTATTATTTCCAGTATCGCCATGCTGCTGGTTATGTTGATTATCGGTATCGCCCAAGGGATGCAACCGATTGTCGGGTTTAATCATGGCGCTGGGCATCATGACCGGGTATTGGCTACCTTGCGGTTGTCTATTATAGTATCGACCTTGATTACAGGGGTAGGATGTATCGTCAGTTTATTATTCCCTAGACTGATCGTTAGCGTATTCTCGACGGATGCCGAATTGGTGTCGATTACGGACAATGGATTACGTCTGACGATGCTGGTCTTTTTCGTTGTCGGTTCCCAGATTACGATCAGCCAGTTTTTTCAAAGTATCGGTGTCGCATGGAAAGCGATGTTTCTGAGTCTAAGTCGGCAGGTTTTATTCCTGATACCGGCTATCCTGCTATTTCCTCCGATCTGGGGATTGGATGGCGTTTGGCTAGCGCAACCTTTCTCCGATTTCATTGCGGCGGTAACCGCATGGGGCTTTTTATGGTATCATGTTAAAAACGTGAAAAATAAGGGTTAAAGATGAACTTATGTCGATGTTAATTGTATTTTTATTGTATGTATAAAAGTACTTTTATAGACAAACCTTTAAAAATGAGTTAATATGAAGAAGATTGTATTATTGCTCGCCGTTTTATTATTTGGTGCAGGGTCGATGATGGCACAGCAGGACGAGTCAGCGGAGAAAGCTGCGAAGCAGGCTGAGAAAGAAGCAAAGAAAGCAGAGAAGGCAGCGAAGAAAGCTGCGGAGGAAGCCGAGGCTAACGCATTGTTTGAACAAGCGGTGCAAGCTTTGAAGAATAAGGATTTCGTATTGGAAGCGGATCGTATAGAGTTTAAGCGCGGTAGTTTTGTTTATGTTACTCCGAACACGAACTTCGTTTCGGTGAAGGGTGAGAAGGCTACCATTCAGTTAGCGTTTAATACTCCGGCGGCCGGTCCTAACGGAATAGGAGGTATAACGGTTGATGGAACAACTTCCGGTGTACAGATGAAGACTGACAAAAAAGGAAACGTTATGTACGAGATGAATGTGCAGGGTGTAGCGGTATCCGCTAGGGTTACGTTCCGTATGGCGAAAGGTACGAATAAATGTACTGCCACGGTATCACCTAACTTTAATAGCAACCGTATATCCTTTACGGGAAATCTCTATCCTTCGAGCGAGTCGAATGTGTTCAAGGGACGTTCTATTTAATGTAGATACAAAGAATCGTGAAGGCGGACTTTCTTTCGGGAAGCCCGCCTTTCTGTTTATAAGAAGGATGAGATTGGACTATTTCCAAGCATCATTTTGTACCAGATAAGCTTGGCCGTTCTCATCGTTTCCTGCGGTCTGGATCTCTGTCTCGGGAATCGGGAACATCGTCTTAGAAGCGGTTGGAGCGGATACACCATAGAATTTAGTTAGGTATTGCTTCTCATAATTTATATATGCCGTCAATTCCTTGTTCATATAATCACCTCCCCAACGAACCAGATCGAAAAATCGTTGTCCTTCCATCGCAAGTTCCAGCTTACGTTCCATATGAATCGCCTTGATACAAGTTTCCTTGTTGCTGAATGCGGCGTGACTGGATGGATAAGGTTTCACCAAATAATTGGCGGCAGGCGTTCCGTCTTCCAAATAAATGATATTGTCCGGTTTGGCTGCACGTTCACGGATATCGTTTACTTGCTGCATGGCGGCACTTAATTCTCCGTCGTTCGCTAGGCATTCCGCATATAACAATTTACAATCACGTAGGCATAGATATTGTAAATTCATGGCAGAACCGGGAGCCCAGCCGGATGAATAGGTGGAGCCAGCTAATCCGGCATCCTGTTCCGCTTTGCTATAGACATGCTTTTTGGGTAGGAATACCCCACCGCTGCTTACATTTCGTACCCAATCATTAGCGGGCAATCCCCAATCTTTATAAGGAATCTCCATACGTCCTACGGCGAAATCTAGACGAGGGTCTACGGCGATCGTCTTATCATTCTTAGAGATGTAATCATAATCGGTAACACGTTCTGTCACGGATTTTTTATTTCTGTACTCTCCCTCAAGATAAGGAAGCCCATTTTCGTCTACTTGGAATGAGTTTACCAATTCGTAAGAGGGTTGATAAAATCCGCAACATCCACCGGGGCCTGTGTTATGAGGATAATTCAGTAAAAATCCGTAATTCCCGTTATTATTGGCTCCGACAGAGAATTGTACCTCAAAGATAGACTCTTTCCCATTTTCGGTAGTTGCGTTAAAATTTGCGTCCAGATCATCTTGTAAGGCCAATCTCTCTCCTTTAGGACTTAATCCGTTTGCGATAATATCGGCCAAGATGGGTTTGGCGGCTGCCATATCACCTTGCTGCATCAGTATTTTAGCCTTTAACGCTTTTGCCGCTGTTTTCGTAGGACGTGCCACTTCGGTCTGTTTTTCGGGCAATCCTTCAATGGCCGCTTCTACGTCTGCTAAAATATTAGGATAGATATCCGTACCGTTATGAACTTTCGGATCGTTTTCTTCAGCGGCGATCGTCTCATCGATATAGGGCATGCCGGTCGGTCCGAAAATCTTTACCCCTTCGAACATGAATAGGGCACGTAAGAATTTCAGCTCCGCGGTCCGGTTGGCCTTGGTCGTCTCGTCCATATCTGCCGCTTCTTTCATCACATTGAGCGCTAAGTTGCAACGTTGTGCTCCATAATACGCGTCTTTCCACTTATTCAGTAAATAATCGTTTGTGGCGGTGACAGCATACGTCTCTACGGAGTTCAATACGGATTGGTCATTGGATTCGGAGCCTTTATTGGCGTCACCTCCGTATACACCGCCGAATACCCAGTTGAACATATTGTCATATCCGGTCGGCCGGGTCAAACCGGCATAAGCGTTGACCACCAATAACTCAACCCCTTCTGCGTTTGTTAATGCTTCTTGGTCAATACTGCCTTGAGGAGCTTTATACAGGAAATCTTCACCGCAAGAACTCAAGGTAAATAAAGCAGCTGCGCTTACTATTAATATTTTATGTCTCATACTAGTCGTTTTTATTATAAAATGGATTTAGAAAGTAAAATTCACGCCCAATAAGAACCGCATGGTTGTTGGCCAGCCTCCCATATCGACTCCTCTTTTTAAGTCTACACGTCCGGCTCCATCGTTGTCAGAATCGCTTTGCCGTAAATAAGCGTTGGTAAACTCTGGGTCTAAGCCTGTATATCCGGTGATCGTAAGGATATTCTCGGCTTGTAAGTACAGGCGGAGATTCTGGATACCGGCCTTCTTGAGTAATTCCTTTGGCAAGGAATATCCCAATACGAGATTTTTCAGGCGTAAGAAGGAGGCGTCTTCTACGTAATAAGAGCTAGAATAAGCTCCGGAATAGTTATCTTCCGTATTCAGCATAGGAAGGATAGCATTACTGTTATCGCCATTCAATGTCCATGATTGATCTCTGAGGCGTGAGGATTTATTACCGTTGAAAGTCCAGAAATCGGTAAAATATTTTGTGTTATTATATAAGTCATTGCCGATAGAGAAGTTCCAGAACATAGTAAAGTCCCAGTTTTTCCATGTTAACGTGGCGTTGAGGCCTCCGGTTAAGTCCGGATGAGGAGAGCCGATAAAGGTCCGGTCGCTATCATCCAATTTGCCGTCTCCGTTCAAGTCCTCGAAACGGAAGCGGCCGACATAAGCGGCAGCGTCTGCCTCTGTGATATCACTTTGTCCAAATGGCTTGGTTGCCATAACATCGGCTACGGACTCATAAAAACCATTTTGCTTCAACCCCCAGAATTCAGACACGGCATGTCCTTTTGTCGTACGGGTTACGTATCCTTCGATGCGCGTACCGCTAGCCCATAGAGAATAATCGTCAGCTTCCGCGAGTTTCAAGACCTCATTTTTATAATGGGATAAATTCAAGGATAGATCCCATGCCCAGTCTCCTTTTCGGTCACGGTAATTAAACATGAAGTCGAAACCGGTGTTCTTTATATCTCCGAAGTTGATATAAGGGCTTCCGGATTCTCCGGCCATCGAGGTGTAGGCCGCTTGTATCAACATATTGGATGTCTTCTTCGTATACCATTCGAATGAACCGCTCAATTTACCATTCTGGAAGGTCGCGTCCAGACCCAAGTTGACCATCTTGGTCATTTCCCATTTCGTATCAGTGTTACCGTAGGTACTGAGGCGGAATCCGGTTGTCTCGCTATTGTTCGCTCCGGTCATGTCGTAATTCGTATAGGAGGTGCTGGTCGTGAACAAATTGGCGAAATTAGTCGCGACAGGAATCTCTGAGTTACCCGTGACGCCGTAACCGGCTCGTATCTTTAAGTCGTCCAGCCAATCTCGGCTTGGTTCCATAAATGCCTCCTCTGACATACGCCAACCGGCGGAGATAGAAGGAAAGACTCCGTAACGATTACTTTCCGAGAAACGGGAAACACCGTCCCGGCGGATAATACCGGTTAATAGATACTTATCCTTATATCCATAGTCTGCACGGGCAAACATACCAAATAGCGCGAATTCTCCATTGTAAGTGGAAGAGTTGGTACGTTGGCTATTGTTCTCGCCCATATCCAAGGTGTATGTATTGGTATTGTCTTCGAATAAATAGTTATATCTACGTGCGTTGAGGGATCTGCCTAAACCATCCCGAATAGCCTCTGTTCCCAATAAGATGTTCAAGGAATGGATCTCATTGAATGTCCGGCTGAAATATAGCGTATTGGTCCAAACCCAACGATAATTGAAGTAATTACTTTCGTAGAAATTATTTTGGCCACCGGACTCGGAGAACTCCGGGTTGTTCTTGGTCATCGAGTAAGAATAATCATTACGATAATCGATACCGAAGTTTGTTTTAAAAGTCAGCCCGGTCCATAGGTCTGCTTCTCCATACACGTTGCCAAATACACGTTGGGTAGTGGCATAATTATCCTTATTTCTTTCATGAATAGCTACAGGATTCTGGAAATTGCCGGTCCCGGCGAATAAGGAGCCTGCATAATTGCCCGCATAGTCATAAACCGGTACATAAGGAGAGGCCCGATAAGTCCATGAGTAGATGTTGGACTCTGTACCTGAGAAGCTAAGTCCGTTGTTTTTGCTAAAACTATAAGTTAGGTTCTCTCCGAATCGCAACCATGGGCGGACGTTATACGATGAATTAGCACGTGCTTGATAGCGTGTGAAATAAGATTCGATAGCGGTACCTTGCTGGTCGAAATAGTTCATGCTCATGGTGTATTGCCCTTTATCGGTACCTCCAGACAAGGACAACTGGTGATTTTGCATCCAACCGAGTTGGCTGATTTCATCCCACCAGTTCGTATCGCCTACGGGCGCATAGACTACGTTGTTCGCTTGATCGTAATCGCTAGGATCGATGGAGGTGCTACCACCGGCGCCGGTTACGGTCATGTAATTGGGTAGATGATTAACCCAAGAGTCGGAAGTGCTTCCAAATTGCTGGTGGTAAGGTAATTCTCCGTTGGCGCTAGCTCCCGTTAGGTCCAGATTGTTTTTCGAGGCTTGCCATTCAACATCAATACGGTCATAAGCGTTTAAGACGTCATAGCGTTTACCTGTTTTAGAGAAACCGTAATATCCGTCATAGGTTAATCTCGGTTGTCCCGTTTTTGTCCCTTTCTTGGTCGTGATCAAAATGACGCCATTCGCTGCTTGCGCTCCGTAGATCGCAGCGGAAGAGGCGTCTTTCAATACTTGCATACTCTCGATGTCATTGGGATTGATAGAGCTTAGGTCTTGGTCACGAGTGGATACGCCATCGATAACATACAAAGGTCCGTTGTCATTGATGGAATTAATACCTCGGATGCGTACCATCGTGGCTGAACCGGGAGCACCGGAGGTACCGATGTTTACGCCCGCCGCTTTACCTTGCAACTGTTGTGTGGCGGAAGAACCGGAAGACGCCAATAGCTCTTCGGTATCGATAACCGCTACGGAACCTGTGATGTCCTTTTTCTGTTGGGTACCGTAACCGACAACGACTACCTCGTCTAGATTTTGGGTGTCTTCCTTTAAGGTAATGTTCATGACGTTCCCGCTTGCAGGTGTTTGTTGAGTTACGTACCCGATGTAAGAGATGACCAGAATGGCATTCGGCTCTACTTCTAATACGTATTTACCATCCAGATCGGTGATCGTTCCGTTCGTGGTACCCTTTACGACTACGTTAACACCTAATAGGGGCTCTCCTTTAGCGTCGGTGATCGTACCCGTTATTTTCCGGGATTGTTGCGTAACGGAGGTTTCCGCTTTTAATACGGAACTTTGCGGTATGATAGCACCGCCTGCCAACATAAAGCATAAAGCTAGTCCCAGCCTGCTTCTAAAGATCGCATGTCTGTGTTTCATAATAAAATAGGTTAATAAAGTATAGTAAACTAGGTTCAATATTAAAGTTTGTTTAGAGTCTGAGCAATAAAAGTCAGTGAATGGGCGGATTTATTCTGTGAAATCGTGTTTTTTATCGGTGAACAACTTTTGATAGAATCCGATTGTTTTCTGATGGGGATAAATGAGAAAGGGCACCCGAAAGTGCCCTTTTCCTTAATGTTTACCTATTCTGCCGGTCTGTATGATGAACCGGATTGTTATGGCTTTCACAAGTTCTAACAGTGCAAATGTAAATCAAGGGAAAAACTTAGGAAAATATAATCTGTGAACGAGCGGATTTATTCAACGAACAGGGTTTTTTGTTCGGTAAACTTTCCGTAAGTTCGCGAAATAAAAATTTAACATCTTATAATCATGCAACTATCCATAGATCAAAAAGACATCGATAAATTCCTGATGATAGGCGATAAAGTATTGATTAAGCCTAAGAATCCACAGAGCCAGACGAAGACCGGATTGTATCTGCCTCCCTCGGTTCAACAAGGGGAGAAGATACAAGCGGGTTATATCATAAAGACGGGGCCCGGATATCCGTTGCCTTCTCAATCTGAGGAGCATGAGGTCTGGGAGAAAAAGAAAGGGGAGGAGGTGCAATACTTGCCGCTTCAAGCCCGTGAAGGTGATTTGGCTGTCTATTTGCAGAATGCCGCTTACGAGATCAATTTTAATGACGAAAAGTTCTTGATTGTCCCTCATTCCGCTATTTTGATGTTAGTGCGTGATGAAGGTTTGTTTGAATAAAGCCTTTTGTTAAGGAAAATAGGGCTATATTCACTTTTTTATCTTATTTTTGCCAGCAAAACAAGACAAACTATCAACAGTAGCGATTATAATGAATAAGATTGTAAGTAAAGAACATTTCTCAGCCAACGTGGTGAAGCTGGAAGTCGAGGCTCCTTTGATCGCCCGCTCCCGCAAGGCCGGTCACTTCGTGATCGTGAAGGTTGGCGATAAAGGCGAACGTATACCTCTTACCATTGCCGGGGCGGATACCGAGAAAGGTACCATCACCTTGGTGATCCAAGCGGTAGGCGGCTCATCCCGTAAGATCTGTGAATTGAACGAGGGTGACTATATCACGGATGTGGTGGGTCCGTTAGGGCAGGCTACCCATATCGAGAAGGTTGGAACGGTTGTTTGTGCCGGTGGTGGCGTAGGTGTCGCTCCGTTGTTGCCGATCGTGGAGGCTTTCCATAAGGCGGGAAACCGTGTGATCGTCGTATTGGCGGCCCGTACCAAGGACTTGGTGATCCTTGAGGAGCAGATGCGCCAAAACTCGGATGAGGTAATTATCATGACCGATGACGGATCGTATGGTACGAAAGGCTTGGTGACGAATGGCGTGGAGAGCGTGATCAACCGGGAGAGGGTGGATTTATGCGTTACGATCGGTCCGGCTATTATGATGAAATTCGTTTCCGCTCTTACAAAGAAATACGAGATTCCTACCGTAGCTTCCTTGAATACGATCATGGTGGACGGAACGGGTATGTGCGGAGCTTGCCGGATCACGGTAGGCGGGAAGACCAAGTTCGTTTGTGTGGACGGACCGGAGTTCGATGCTCATCAAGTGGATTTTGATGAGATGATCATGCGTCTCGGCGCTTATAAGGATATAGAGAAGAAATAACGAAACCACGTAATTGAATCATGACAACAGAAGAATTAATCGCTGCTCGTCGTGCCGAACCTTGGCGGGAGGCACTTCGCAGAAGCAAGAAAAATAAAGAACGTGCGGATATCCCCCGTGTGAAGATGAACGAGTTGGACCCGGAATACCGGAGTCGTACCCGTTTGGAGGAAGTTAACTTAGGCTTGACAAAAGAACAGGCCATGCAAGAGGCCGAGCGCTGTTTGGATTGTCCGAATCCTACTTGTATGCAGGGATGTCCGGTAAATATCAATATACCTACTTTTATCAAGAATATCGAGCGTGGGGAATTCTTGGAGGCCGCTAAGACCTTGAAAGAGACAAGTGCCCTGCCCGCTGTTTGCGGTCGTGTCTGTCCGCAGGAGAAACAATGCGAGAGCAAGTGTATCCATTTGAAAATGGGTAAGGAAGCGGTTGCCATTGGCTACTTGGAGCGTTTCGCCGCTGATTACGAACGTGAGAGCGGTAATATCTCGGTTCCGGAGATCGCGGAGAAGAACGGTATCAAGATTGCCGTGGTAGGTTCCGGTCCTGCCGGATTGTCTTTTGCCGGAGATATGGCGAAGCGTGGATATGATGTGACTGTGTTCGAGGCATTGCATGAGATCGGTGGTGTATTGAAATATGGTATCCCGGAGTTCCGCCTACCGAATAAGATCGTGGACGTGGAGATTGATGGTCTTCGGAAGATGGGCGTACAGTTTGAGAAAGATTGTATCGTGGGCAAGACGATCAGTTATGATGATTTGCATGCGGATGGCTTTAAGGGCGTGTTTGTGGCAAGTGGCGCCGGTCTGCCTAACTTTATGAACATTCCGGGTGAGAACTTTGTGGGCGTGATGTCGTCCAACGAGTATTTGACCCGTGTAAACTTAATGGATGCGGCGAATCCGGAAAGTGATACGCCGGTGCTACAAGGAAAGAAGGTGGCCGTGATCGGTGGAGGAAATACCGCTATGGACTCTGTCCGTACCGCTCGTCGTCTGGGTGCTGAGCGTGCTATGATCGTCTACCGTCGTAGCGAGGAGGAGATGCCTGCCCGTCTGGAAGAGGTGAAACATGCGAAGGAAGAAGGTGTGGAGTTCTTGACGCTTCATAATCCGATTGAATATATAGGTGATGAAAGAGGCCGTGTGAAACAGATGCGTTTGCAGAAGATGGAATTGGGCGAGCCGGATGCCTCTGGTCGCCGTCGTCCGGTACCTATCGAGGGCGCTATCGAAACAATTGATGTGGATGAGGTGATCGTTAGCGTCGGTGTATCTCCGAATCCATTAATACCCCGTGCCTTTGGAGGCTTGGAGGTGAGCAAGAAGGGTACGATCGTAGTGGAGGAAGACAGTATGCGTTCCGCTTTAGGCGATGTGTATGCCGGTGGTGACATCGTTCGTGGTGGAGCTACCGTGATTCTGGCGATGGGAGACGGTCGTAAGGCCGCCGCCGCTATGGATGCGGACTTAAAAGGAAAAGTATAATATCTATTAATTCAATAAGGAAAGACGGGTTGTTTAAACGATCCGTCTTTTTTCTTTTATCGTGATACGGAGATTTATGTTTATTATCTATAAGACTAATTCTTGAAATAATCTCTCAAATGTCTGTTCTAGATCGTTGGAAAAACCGGGATGTGGACGTGAGGTTTGGATAGAGGCACTTCTTATGGCGGTAAGCCAACGAAAGCGCTCTGGAATATCTAGGCTAGCTATAGGGCCTCCATCCTTGGCGCCGGAACATATCTTATCGAAAACGTGGAGATTGGCGCACAAAGATTCTTTATCTATATCTGATGTGAACAGACGAAGTTTCTTCTCGTCTACATGATAGCGAGCCTTGATGAATTTAGGCCGTTTACAGAACATGATAAGGCCTACATTGATAAACTCCTCCCGTTCGATTTTCGGTACGATACGGATTACGGCATATTCATATAAGTGTTTGTCTTGCATGTCGAGCTTCATTTATAAACGTGTCAGAATGGGCGATTCGGTCAATTAAGAACCGGATATATACATCACGTATCTCTTGAGGCGTACCGGGACTATCGTTCCAATGCAACCAATCGTCGGGTACTAGACCTACGATCTCACGAATTTTCTCTTCCGTTAAGATACGTTTGAAATCCTTGTCTACTTCCTCCAGCAGCGTCGCTTGTAGCAATAATACATGATCCTTGATATGGATGAAAGGGCCGATCGCATGTTTTTGCCAATTTACCCATGAGAAATGGAAAAATAAGGAAGCTCCATGATCGATGAGCCAAAGTTCTTTATTCCATATCAACATATTCGTATTCCGGACCGTGCGGTCTATATTTGTCAAAAGAGCATCGAGCCATACGACTTGTGAGGCGAGTTTGGGATCTACACGATTGACTACCGGATCGAAAGTCAAGGCTCCGGATAAAAAATGTAATCCCAGATTGAGCCCTTGACTTGCTTGTAGTAAGTCTTGTATCTCCTCGTCACCTTCCGACCGCCCGAAAGCCTCGTCAAGATTCAGGAAGACCAATTCCGGTACATGGAAACCCAAGCAACGAGCGATCTCACCTCCGATCAACTCGGCTATCAAGGCTTTTGTCCCATGTCCGGCTCCCCGGAACTTAACGACATATTTAAACTCATCGTCCGCCTCCGCTAAAGCAGGCAATGATCCGCCTTCCCGCAGAGGCATGATATATCGGGTAACATTCGCTGTACGTAATTCCATAACCCTCACTTTAATTGAAGATAAAGATACGATTATATTTTGGAAATAAAAAGCCCCGCTATTCTTTCGAACAGCGAGGCCTTTTGGAAGCGAGCGGAAGACGGGACTCGAACCCGCGACCCTAACCTTGGCAAGGTTATGCTCTACCAACTGAGCTACTTCCGCAATTAAATTAGATCGTACTCGAAGCGGGACTTGAACCCGCACAGCCGCAATGGCCAAAGGATTTTAAGTCCTTCGTGTCTACCGATTCCACCATTCGAGCATCCACCTCTTCTCTAAGAGTTGAGCGGAAGACGGGACTCGAACCCGCGACCCTAACCTTGGCAAGGTTATGCTCTACCAACTGAGCTACTTCCGCATTGTTTGTTTCTCTTTTGCGAGTGCAAAGGTAGTACAAATATTTATACTACCAAACATTTCCGGTGAAAAATTTAATTATGGATGTAAATTTTATTACCGTTTGTATCGACGACATATTGTTTGAGGGCTTGTTTCTCCTCAGCGCAAGGCCCTTCCACCGGGTTGCCGATACCGTTTAAAAGTTCAAATTTACTACCGCATTTCGGGCAGATGGCGTATACGGCGGATTCGTCCACCTCTACGATGACATTAGCGGATGCCTCATGAGGACAAGCGGCATCGAACGCAAAGAATGCACCGGTTCCGTTACTGGACAATCCATGATAGACCAATACGCCTCCAAAACCTGTTTGCTCACGATCTTGATCTATATTTGCTTGTGTGTAGATCTTGTAAGCTTGTATTGCATTTAACGCCTTATCTTGATAAGTGAGGTCCAATTCTAGACTAACGATACGATAGGGAATACGAGTCTCTATCGTATCTGCGCAAGATAATAGCGTAAACAAGATCAAAAGTGGAAATATCCGTCTTATCTTATCCATGGATCAATTTCTTTTCAGCCTCGTTCATCCGTTCGAAAGAGAAAGAACCTATCACACTACGCATCATGGCGGTGATTGATTCATTACATAGATTACCGATACTGCCTTCGTGTGTATGGTTAACGCTCTTCGAAGGAATGAATTTACCGGCCTCGATATCCAAACCTACTTGCTTATAAGCGTCACGGAAAGGCATTCCGGCCAAGACACGGCGGTTCACTTCTTCCACGCTAAACAAGAGAGAATATTTATCATCGTCCAATATATGCTCGTTTACTTTCACCTCACGCATCATATGAGTTACCATGCGTAAGCAATCCTTCAGCTCGTCGAAAGCCGGAAGGAAGACTTCCTTGATGATCTGGAGATCCCGGAAGTAACCGGAAGGAAGATTATTGCTGATCAAGATGATTTGCTGAGGCAAGCCTTGAAGCTTATTGCATTTGGCACGTGTCAACTCAAATACATCCGGATTCTTCTTATGCGGCATGATACTGGAGCCGGTCGTGAACTGATCCGGCAGTTTAATGAAGCCAAAGTTCTGGCTATTGAACATACAAGCGTCGAACGCCAACTTGGAGAGCGTAGCGGCGATACCCGCCATAGCGAAAGCTACGGTGCGTTCCATCTTGCCACGTCCCATCTGGGCGTATACCACATTGTAGTCCAGCGAGTCGAAACCTAATAAATCCGTAGTCATCTGGCGGTTTAGCGGGAAGGATGAACCATATCCGGCGGCGGAACCCAGCGGGTTGCGGTTGCAAATACGGTATGCGGCTTGCATAAGTTGCAAATCATCTACCAAGCTCTCCGCATAAGCGCCGAACCAAAGTCCGAACGAAGAGGGCATGGCTACCTGCAAATGCGTATATCCGGGAAGCAGTACATCCTTGTACCGGTTACTCTGGGAGATCAAAACGTCGAACAAGCCGGAAACCAACTCAACCAATTCCTGTATTTGCGAACGGGTGAAAAGCTTCAGATCCAATAAGACCTGATCATTACGGGAACGCCCGCTATGGATCTTCTTGCCCATATCGCCCAAACGACGTGTAAGCATGAGTTCCACTTGCGAGTGCACATCCTCGATGCCTTCCTCGATGATGAATTCTCCACGATCCGCTACGGCGTATATATTCCGTAATTCTGCTAATAAGACGTTTAGTTCCTCTTTAGTCAACAAACCGATACTTTCCAGCATCGTGATATGCGCCATAGAGCCTAATACGTCATATTTAGCGAGGTAAAGATCCATCTCACGGTCCTTACCTACCGTGAATATATCTACTTCATGATCTACCTGTACATTTTTTTCCCAAAGTTTCTGAGCCATAATGAAAAAGGAATTAATAAGGCAAGGAGGCGATAACGGTCGAGATTTTATCCACAGCCTCTTGCAAAGGTTTCGATACCATTGGTTTCAAGAACGGATTCAGATCG from Parabacteroides distasonis ATCC 8503 includes these protein-coding regions:
- a CDS encoding MATE family efflux transporter, with the translated sequence MSNEITWRLENENIGRLLVHYAIPAVIGTMVNALYNIVDRIFIGQGVGALAISGLTLTFPILLFMQAFGMLIGAGAATRVSIHLGRKANDLADNVLGNAFILTFIIGALTIIPSMIFLDDLLMWFGGSEQTIPYAKDYLYIAVPGNLLATLSFSFNAVMRASGYPKKAMFTMMIGAVLNVILDPIFIFWLDMGIQGAAIATVISMAAGAAFVMSHFISKDSIVRFHTKYFRLKGPIIWNIFTIGMSPFSMQLAGSVVVVIMNHALKENGGDLAIGASGIISSIAMLLVMLIIGIAQGMQPIVGFNHGAGHHDRVLATLRLSIIVSTLITGVGCIVSLLFPRLIVSVFSTDAELVSITDNGLRLTMLVFFVVGSQITISQFFQSIGVAWKAMFLSLSRQVLFLIPAILLFPPIWGLDGVWLAQPFSDFIAAVTAWGFLWYHVKNVKNKG
- a CDS encoding DUF4251 domain-containing protein — its product is MKKIVLLLAVLLFGAGSMMAQQDESAEKAAKQAEKEAKKAEKAAKKAAEEAEANALFEQAVQALKNKDFVLEADRIEFKRGSFVYVTPNTNFVSVKGEKATIQLAFNTPAAGPNGIGGITVDGTTSGVQMKTDKKGNVMYEMNVQGVAVSARVTFRMAKGTNKCTATVSPNFNSNRISFTGNLYPSSESNVFKGRSI
- a CDS encoding RagB/SusD family nutrient uptake outer membrane protein, translated to MRHKILIVSAAALFTLSSCGEDFLYKAPQGSIDQEALTNAEGVELLVVNAYAGLTRPTGYDNMFNWVFGGVYGGDANKGSESNDQSVLNSVETYAVTATNDYLLNKWKDAYYGAQRCNLALNVMKEAADMDETTKANRTAELKFLRALFMFEGVKIFGPTGMPYIDETIAAEENDPKVHNGTDIYPNILADVEAAIEGLPEKQTEVARPTKTAAKALKAKILMQQGDMAAAKPILADIIANGLSPKGERLALQDDLDANFNATTENGKESIFEVQFSVGANNNGNYGFLLNYPHNTGPGGCCGFYQPSYELVNSFQVDENGLPYLEGEYRNKKSVTERVTDYDYISKNDKTIAVDPRLDFAVGRMEIPYKDWGLPANDWVRNVSSGGVFLPKKHVYSKAEQDAGLAGSTYSSGWAPGSAMNLQYLCLRDCKLLYAECLANDGELSAAMQQVNDIRERAAKPDNIIYLEDGTPAANYLVKPYPSSHAAFSNKETCIKAIHMERKLELAMEGQRFFDLVRWGGDYMNKELTAYINYEKQYLTKFYGVSAPTASKTMFPIPETEIQTAGNDENGQAYLVQNDAWK